The Glycine soja cultivar W05 chromosome 6, ASM419377v2, whole genome shotgun sequence genome has a window encoding:
- the LOC114416146 gene encoding LRR receptor-like serine/threonine-protein kinase ERECTA, producing MNKLNGAIPIEIGQLHKLSILNLSWNSQGGSIPFEITKLSNITFLNLQTNNLSGSIPTSIDNLKFLFELQLRENKLSGVIPSMPGSLQVSLNLSSNHFSGNTPNNFGNLDSLQVLDLSNNKFPGPIPNQLTGTSTLTQLLHANNALLSGEIPKFSQHLKVVSSGTGLINNTSPDHTIANRPNIVSKKGISVHVTILIAIVPASFLVGIVIQLVVSRKSCWQPQFIVSNLLTPNAIHKSRINFGKAWKLLHTSNVTETSFKLIAMPFGSIYFIKNLNCSNKILPLGSHDKFGKELEVFAKLNNSNVMTPLAYVLSIDTAYILYEYISNGSLYDFLHGSMLD from the coding sequence ATGAACAAGCTTAATGGAGCAATCCCAATCGAAATTGGCCAACTTCATAAGTTGTCAATACTGAATTTGAGCTGGAATTCTCAGGGTGGATCAATTCCATTTGAGATTACAAAGTTGAGCAATATTACTTTCCTGAACTTGCAAACCAATAATCTAAGTGGTTCCATACCAACATCCATTGACAACTTGAAATTTCTCTTTGAACTCCAACTCAGGGAAAACAAACTAAGTGGTGTGATACCAAGCATGCCGGGGAGTTTGCAGGTGTCATTGAATCTTAGTAGCAACCACTTTAGTGGTAATACTCCCAACAATTTTGGTAATTTGGATAGCCTGCAAGTCTTGGATCTCTCAAATAACAAATTTCCTGGTCCAATTCCCAACCAACTAACTGGAACGTCAACTTTGACACAATTGTTACATGCCAACAATGCACTGCTGTCTGGTGAAATTCCAAAATTCAGTCAACATCTTAAAGTTGTATCTTCTGGAACTGGTCTAATAAATAATACCTCACCTGACCATACAATAGCCAATAGGCCCAACATTGTCTCTAAGAAGGGAATATCTGTTCATGTGACAATTCTCATTGCAATTGTACCAGCTAGTTTTCTTGTTGGCATTGTAATTCAACTGGTTGTCTCAAGAAAAAGTTGTTGGCAACCTCAATTCATCGTAAGTAATTTATTAACTCCTAATGCAATTCACAAATCAAGAATTAACTTTGGTAAAGCATGGAAGTTGTTGCATACATCAAATGTTACTGAAACTAGTTTCAAGTTAATTGCCATGCCCTTTGGATCAATCTATTTTATCAAGAATCTAAACTGTTCTAACAAGATATTGCCATTGGGAAGTCATGATAAATTTGGAAAAGAGCTAGAAGTCTTTGCAAAATTGAACAATTCAAATGTCATGACTCCTTTGGCCTATGTTCTGTCCATTGATACTGCATATATACTATATGAATATATCTCGAATGGCTCCCtctatgattttcttcatggaagcATGCTAGATTAG